TCAGAATGAGGCACATtcctttttcaaaaatgaaatatGTTTGTCCTCATCTTGAAGTATCTAGTGTGTAGAAGGATATCTTTTATACTACTTGCCCTCAAGCTAGGGAAATTAGACTACCTTTTCCATCTACTTCTATTAAAACTAAGAAACTTTTTGAGATGATACATGTAGATGTATGGGGGGCTTAATACTCTTCTCTTACACATGATGGTTGTACATATTTCCTTACTGTGGTTGATGATTTTACAAAATGTACTTGGGTCTACTTAATGAAATACAAACATCCATCCACTTCTTTTTTTGCAACATTTGTTCAATTATGTTGAAAATCAATTTAGTTCTAGCATCAAGATCATTCGCATCGATAATGCAAAAGGACTATGTAAAGGTGAAGCATCACATTGGTATCATGATAGAGGCATTATACATCGAACTAGTTGTGTGCAAACccctcaacaaaatggggttgtGGAACGTAAACATCGTTATTTATTAGAAACGGCTAGAGCTTTGTTTTTTCAAGCAAATTTACCATACAAGTTTTGGGGCGATTGTGTTCTTTGTGCAGCATACATTATCAATAGATTAGATTACCATTGTCATGTCTTAATCACATGTCTCCTTATGAGAAGCCTTTTGGTATTAGACCAGATATCAATCACTTAAAAGCATATGGGTGTCTATGCTTTGTTTCTATACTCAAGCAAAATTGTACAAAGCTCCAACCAAGAGCTCATGCATGTGTCTTTCTTGGTTATTCTTACACACAAACGGGCTATAAAGTGTATGATTTAACTACTCACAAAACACTTGTCTCAAGAGATGTTTTTCATGAACAACACTTTCTATACCATTTCAAGGACAAATCTTAATCACCATTTTCAAGTTTTTACCTACTAGTTATTACCCCTTTACCTCCTTTATTCGACCCACCTTCCGTTTCAAACCAAATAATTACCCCTACATGTACTTTACATCAAGATAGCCCTCTACTTGCTTCTCACTCTTCAACACCTATATCATCACAACCCATTGTTCCTAATCCTCAACCCATTCGGAAATCCCAACGCCTTCATAGGCCTCCTCATTTACAAGATTACATTTGCAACTCTATCTACCACTGATGCAACATCGTCAAATATGGTACTGATGCGACATTGTCAAATATGGTAATCTGCCTCAGTCACAAAAGCAAcatattactttttattttgtacGGAAAGAGCCCTCTTATTATAAGGAAGCAGCTTCGAATGAAGCCTGGCACTCTGTTGTGCAAGATGAGCTTCATTCTTTGCAACAGAACAATACATGGGACATAGTTACCTTACCTCATGGTAAGAAAGTAATTGGTTGTAAATAGGTCTATGAAGTCAAGTTGAAAGCCGATGGTTCTCTTGAGCGTTTTTAAGGCGCGTCTTGTAGCTAAAGGGTATAACCAACAATTCGGAATTGACTATCAAGAAACGTTTTCTCCAATCATTAAAATTAATGTTTGGTAAGGTTTTCTGTACAAAAAGGTCACGATGaaaaaatttggtaaacctcagagTTACCACGTGGATTTTTAAAAAGCTTTGGTTACCACATGGGAAACCCTATATCTTAGGATTACCACGTGAAGTTTCtcaatttttttgataataagcttatttttcaatcttttgtAGATTTGCTCCCACTTTagaatttatttctctttttttttgagAGCTAATAGGTTTTTAGACATTACCACATGGGAAACCCTGTAATAGGTTTTTAGACATTACTCGTTTGAGACTGGTCTTAGATTTAGTCGAGACCTACACAAGACTTGGACGACAGGACCTAAcctataatcatttttaaactcaTTTTAGATTTATAACTTATGACTAAATACGGCCGACAGTGAATTTGGGTATGTATTTAAGTCATTTATAACAAATAAATCTTTAGTGTTAGGGTTACTTTGTATTTGAATGGACCTGAATTAGACTTAACTAATGGTCATTCCTAGACATGGAAGATCAATGTCCTCTAATTAAACATTCGATAagactttgaatttttttttttaaagaatactccctccgttttcatatattcttctcaaatagaatatatgaattttagtgttaaattttaattataatttttcatcaatttatatgaaaaatatattcatgtaagaTTTGATAGATTCATCTCAATATGTATaatctaaatatcaactttttagaatttacaaaaactcacaattaaaatgattttactTTTAAGTTTGCTTTGGAATCTGCGTAAAAGGTGAAtggaaaaaacaaatgaaaattaagAGAGTACTAAACATCAATTGAAATTTAAGAATTGGCTATCAATATAATTTCCCCAAGAACTTTaaatagtaaaataattttttcaaaaatttaataatcaattaaaaatttgtaGGTGGTGCTTAAAAAATGTTGCTCTTAAATCTCAATTATCAACTTATCTGATAGAGCTGTTCATGGACGGGTTTTGAGCGGGTAGCGAATGGGCTAGTGCCTAAAAAATCTACCCTCGGgcttaaatatttaaaagacCGCCCGCATTTGCGGAAATAtttttttgtcgctacccgcTCATTTTTAAAGCGGGCATGACCCTTGTGTAGGCGGGTATTTTCTtacataaaatatcaaaaatatgacacaaattataaagtttacataaatactaaaaatataataaaaaattaaaaaattaagttttaataataattaaattataatacatCATCCAAAGTAATCCAAATACGGGTATAGAATCATAGAAGTAATTGAATATAGCCAGGTACACTAGTCTATGGGTACTAAAGTTGGGTCGTATGGGTCCTGTATTACTCCAAAATCCATAGTCTAAAAAAGTAGACTACTAAATTAGTATATTACTCAATAgaattaatcatttaataattaatatactaAATTAAGCAAGCGGACAGGTATACACGGGGTTATTTTTTGGTGTCGCTACTCGTCCATTTATCTTGACCAGCGGATATCGCTTGtctaaatttaaaactttttgaaAACATTATACAAGTTCGCCCATTTTTCGAACCAAATGGGTCAAACCTGACGGATAGTAAGCTCTACTATCCGGTCATTGTGTGAATGTCAGATGTGTCTACTGTCTACTACTATACTCCAAGTTCGGTTCATGAGGTCATATAGGCAAAGACTTATGATCAAAGGATAAGAAGCAAATAAGGCAATGGAAAAGGCAATGGAAAACAAGGGCATCCATTTATTTTCGCTTTGCTGTtagttgggtttattttttttcattttcgctCTGAATTCCTCTATAACACCTCACAATTATACTACTCCCCcttattcactattattgaaatatttgattttgacatatttattaatgcacaattttaattttaaatatttctaataaaaagttgatattaataaaatttacatttagatgaatcaaacaaaatttcactttttttttaagagaaacaaaattccacttgaatatattttaacttacaaataaaaaaacataacacatattaaaagtgattgatgaatagagTAAAAAACCAAGAGGGACAATAATCactataataatatcaactttttgcgacataggatttagtgacattaaaaaaaataacgttgattaatatttttagtgtaataattattgatttttattttaagttctacTATTAAGTAATTTAAAGACACTTTATTTAGCCTTTTGTAACATATGCAATaattactatagtctatagtaatattcataaaaaatatcactaaatcttATATTGCGAAAAGttttaatatgaatttttattATGCTCATAAAAAATCTAATATATATCATTAATACTATGGAACGAGAAAATGTCTCTACGCGCAAATACAATGTATATGAACTGTAGGAGTAAATTGAATGTTAACAATGGTTAGACTTATTGAAGTGATTAAAACAACGCATTTCTCACTCTAAGACTTTTATCTAATGCACTGCCTCTTTTAAATCATGCTCTAttgaaagtaaatatttataaaataataacagttaaattaaaaacacttaaaatatttGAGTTGAATATTAAAAATTGTTGCTAAAAGTTAGAAAAACATAGTGAGATGCAGGGCAAATATTTACCATAGTTAGATGTAGGTAATATATTTCTCACCTTCTCCCCCAAATAAAGATGATCATCGACATTCTCCTTTACCTTTTTCATTCCATTATactcctttttcctttttcccaAAATAAAGATGATCATGGTCATTTTCCTTTATCTTCTTCATATCATTATACTCCTTTTTTCTTCCCTCATTTCCTGTTTTAAATTTACGTCTAAAGATGATCATTGGTCCAAAACCATATAAGACTCGCGCCTAGATCCGCTTCtatttttagggtttgggtCTTGCTCTAGGATCTTTATACCCCAACCCCACCCAACCCTTTCTCTCTGGTCTCATTTAAAACCCATAACCCACTAGACCCATTCCAAACCTGTTTGACCCGCTTTTAAGATGCTAAGGGTATGGATTCGAATACGGATCCACCAAACTAGGTTTGAGTCCAATTGGACCCGTTCTAAAACCCGACTATGACCACCCCTATTTACCTCTACTTATCTTCATTTGTATAATTTAACCGTGGAATCACCCATAAATACTTATATTCAATATAAGCATGCCCCTTGATTGTAACTTAAAAACTTTGCGCAAATATCAACAAATGATAGGATCATTTGAATTGTATAGATGATACTTCattaaaaaatggtgaaaatgtGTAGATGATGctccctccaattctttttagttgtcccattttcttagtTGAACAGTTCAACTCCATtgtcccattttcattttaagacATATTTTTAGGTGGTCCCCtcgtttttttaatattaaaaatacctaaTATTACACATGAGTTTACTATTTTAGATGTTTCCTTCATTTTCTTAATAGTTATGCCCAAAATAAAATGGACAAATaaattgaattggagggagtataaaaagATGGtggatatattatattataacaaaataaaaagaaaagtgtgaaaaatgttaaaacacagatagactaattaaaaaaaactttcactAATCATCCGAGGACAATATTATGTCCCACGAATTAACAATTAAGCCGTTGACTAATGAGTAAACATTCTTTCAAAATAAATGATCCTCTAGACGCTAAGAAACTAATGTTTCAGGTTCAGGTTCAGGTTCAGAGATCCACATGGAAAACAACGAAAGAAACTAATGTAAAAGGTTCAGGCTCAGAGGTTCAGGTTCAGAAGTTCAAGTTTAGAGGCTCACATGGAAAACAATGCTCTTTagtctttatatatatagtcaACATACACAGCCAACACTATAAATATCATATGTTCTATTCTTCATTTCCCAAAAATAAATGGCAGATGATGTTACTTCAATTATATTAGTAGCAGCATTGCTTATCATCATGGTGTCTCCTATTCCTACATCAGTTCTTGCTTCTGGGCGATACACTGCTCTTCTTAGTCAGCCACTAAAAGAAGGCAATCAAACTGGTAATAATTATCTGGTGCTGAGATTACCATTAGGAATCAAGATTGCTCTATCAACTTCCATTGTTGCCTTAATCTTTCTGGTTTATTGGGTTTGGAAATGTTTTGGTAAGTTTTgttcttatgttttttttttcttcatgcATTAACGGTCcgttggttagtggtactaaatagtgtttaTGAGAATGATTAATAccgtaaaatttcatcaaaagttccatgtcattcccgtagtgatgaaactttgatcacaaaaaagttttcttgtttacaaattttcattaccacctaataccacctctcccaatggtaatgcctTGGAAtgattttataaagaaaatgagatgattgatgTTGGACAAATATGGCCATCAAGATTAAAAcgaaagcctcaaagaggttcaacaatgaaaaacaaattgaaaatcaaagcaaaagataaacacaagtgtttatgaggtatcttgaatacctcctcTTCAAATGttgtttattatattgaattcaagAATCACAAGTATAATAAATCTCTCCTTATATTGAGAACAattctctcaagatcacaaaatgCTAAAACAATGATGATCTTGTCACGTTAGTCAAGGGactaataaaattcaatttgaagtttaaatttattattgacaTATTTTCTTAATAGTCAGATGCATGCAACcttatatttgaattaattaagATATTGTTTTGGATTAAGCGTTGATAGCAAATACATCCACAACTCCGGATTAATAATATGGAATACATATCATTTAAAACATAgctttttcatttaaaaaaagttgATCTAAGTATAATTATGAACAGGAATAAAGTGCGAGCTATCAGTAAAGCATGGACGCGAGAATGGTGGAACAACACATACATCCAGAGCAGGAATCGAGCTTTCAGAAAGAGTGAATGATGAAACAGATAATCCAGAAGAGAATAACTCCGATGAGCAATGCAGGAATGAAGATGATGTGTTTTCCATCACCGTTTTGGATAGCTAAGGCTTCAAAGATTACTGTTTTTACTTGACCAATACTTTTAGGTTTGTCACTAATAGTTGTATTTCTTTGAGTGCTCATTTTTATGATGAtagatattatgttataaattcatcatttaatttatgattaaattatatgaaagtTCATTTTGatcatattgaaaaatattCCATGAAAAACCAAGTTTCTAAAAAGAAATTCGCAAATTAACCAATAAGATGTTCTCATGGTGAGACTATTTATATAGAGCTGATTCATTGTATATTTAtcgtcttaaagtgattacttataatcttaaagtgattaagtgatcattttttataatcttaaagtgatcactttttatagtcttaaagtaatcacttataaccttagaatgttcacttataaccttaaagtgatcattacaatcttaaagtctTAGAATGTTCAGTTATAACCTAATTGAtcattacaatcttaaagtgatcaattagaaaaataggcTATATAAGCCCATTTCAAGACGAAACGGTATCATCTACTAGACAAGTTGGAACAAAATACAAGGTTATACAGAAGGTGTATAGAGCCTGAGCTCTAAGTCTACGCAAAGAAAAAGGTTAAAGCGTAAGCTCAAAAAACAAAAGACATTCACCAATCACCAAAATAGAAAGATGAGTAAACATCATATAGTCGAGCAGATTAGTCAGAGACATGCGCTCACAATGTAAAAGTTGTATGTGCAAAACAAATGCCCATGAAAAATATTACTGTACTTTATGATGTGAAGTAATCAATTGAtcgtaatttgtaaaatttatttttagttatcaaAAAAACTATCTGCTATGTTGAACAATCCCAAGAACAATTCTGCACTATACATTAAGGGTGGAACAATTCTAGAGCCACCAAGTACAATCAGTATACATTAATTACAAAACCTAGATACACACTTGAACTGTCTACTAAATCCTACACAGCCAAAAAGATCTCATCCTTGGGATCCTTGAATAGCCGGATAAATTAACGAGTATACGGTTATATGAAATCCGATTTCAATGTTAAAAAGAATTAAAGgaacaaaaaaatcaatgaattgaatgaattatgAAACCCTTGGGTTTCCTTCCTGGTTAGTATTGACATTTTTCCTGATAACTTGACGAACCTCTCCCCTTATTATCGAATGTGGGAATATAGTACACTGAAGAAATTTCTGCATAATATATTAATTCTGGATTTGATCCAGTTTAGCTCTAACTTTCTGCTCCATTACAGAGACATCGGTCTCCAGACCAAAAATTCTATTCAATGCGTGCATATTCTCAATAGTCTGACTCAGTGATCTGCCTTCACTCTCATCACAACGAAGGTGCTGCATCGGACCATGCAGTAGCTTGTTCATAAGCCCCTTACTAAGGCCCTCAATCGCTGCCTTCTCTTTTTTCGAAAGATTATTAAtctttttcaaacatttttcaaGCTCTACGACTCTTAGTTGATCAGCATATTCTCTCAGTTTTTTAATGGTTGGGACTGTTTCCAGGGAATCCCTCCAAGATTGAAAATCTTTGACTTCCTCAGCAATGATAGTGTGAGCTTCCATTGCTTTCCTTAAACGGTCCTCCTTATTAGCAGCTACCACTTCCTTGAGATCGTCGACATTGTATACTTTCACGTTTTCAAGCTCGGAGACGCATGACTCAACATTCCTTGGAACAGAAATGTCAACAAAATGCCTAACACCTCCCTCTTCTGAGCCTACAAGGGGGAGAGTCTGTACATCCTCTTTCAAAAATAGCGGACTATCTGAGGCTGTGCTAGTGAAGATAACATCAGCTTCAGCAGCACAGGCAAGCATTTCAGTGAGAGGTTTGTAAATGATTTCTACGCCCGGCAATTCCTCACGAATAGCAGCAACTCTCTCCTCACTCCGATTAACTACTATCATCTTTTTGCACCCTTTCGAAGCTAAGTGCTTAATCACAAGCTTGCCCATTTTACCAGCCCCAATCACTAACATTCTTGCACTGGAATGGGAAGCTGCAGGAAGTTTCATCAAGGCCAACTCCACAGCCGCTGAACTCACAGAAACGGCACCTGCAGCTATGCTTGTCTCAGTCCGCACACGTTTGCCAACGGTGATAGCCTTCTTAAACAACCCACTAATACTCCTCCCAAAGCCTTCAACTCCCTGCCCAACTGTAGTAACATGTTTGACTTGCGCAAGAATCTGACCTTCTCCCAATACCAAGGAGTCTAGACCTGCTGATACTTCAAAGAGGTGCTGAGTAGCTTCGCTGTTGTATAGCAAAACTCTGTGCTGGCAGATATCCGACACTGGGACTCCACTAGTCTGCGAACAAGAAAGTCAGATTCTTAGAAATATATGCTCGACAATCTCGCAACACGTAAATTTTTGAAGGAAACTGTTAAGAGAAGGTTCATGGATAGAGGATTAAACAACATATAAAAATGACAAAAGCAGAGAAACAGAGATCAATAGATAAATAAAGTGATCAAGGTGCATAATACTACATAGCAGAATCCTCATCATGCTATTATATGGGCTTGATTAGCATAAATACAAATGAGATGTATAGAAAGTTATATGATGACTAAAATTCTTTATTACAGAAGATCTAGTAGCTTATGTGCACTTGAAATGTAGTTGCAGATATAATGACATGACCGTAAGTTGATGATGTTTGGCAGCGAAAACTAAAAGGACTATCAAAGACAACACATCATCTAACAAGTTTAGCAGTTGATTAGACTTTTCAGCTTGGCAAAAGTATGATTCAAAATTGAAATGCAATTTCCAAAACATAACCATAAAGATGAAAGAATTGCTATTTGCTTCAAATGATGTTTTTTAGCACATAGTGTAAGTAAATGTTATTAGAAAATACCTTGGACATCCATTCAGTGACCTCCTTAACTCCGCGATGTTGAGACAGTGCAACAACATATATCTCCATCCTATTGCATGTGCCAAGGACAGCAGCCTCCTCAATATGATTCAACTTGCATAGTTCTTCAATAGCTCGTGGCCATTCAGCTTCGGGGATGGCAAGCTTTTCTCGCATTTCTACAGGACAAGTATGAACACTGAGACCAATAGCAACAATGCTACTCCTCTCTTTTGTGTACCCTGaatgataagaaaaaaaaaatcaaaattcagtAATTGAAGAGCACTcaaacataaagaaaaataaggaATATATCTAATGGATAATAGAATCAATAAAAGAATTacacaaaaaacataaaatagatTCATAAAAAATTGGGAGAAAACGCTAGTACAGCCTGCAAGGGAGATTGATGAATGCTGGACATTAAGAGTGTGTTAAGAAAAATTCTTAAAAGCCAATTCTGACGAGGCTCGTTTGAACAATTTGCACAAAAGGGGTACATAAGGTCGGATGCTAGCAAATAGACGCTCATGGGGATGGTGGGGCATCCCACTGTGTATTTCAATATTAatccaagtacctttgtggaAGAATTAACAGAAGAAACTTGCATCAAGCCTATTGCCATTATCATTTATCAAGtataattcagaaataattttcacaaataatataatacttCGAAACATAATTACAAAATGTGCAAATCTGGGAAGGGGAAGATCCCTCTTAATCTCTTATAATGCCAGTTCTCAAAATTCTTTCATAATTTGCTAAATCAATCAAAGTGGTCAAGTAAAAATCGAAGTGATTGTAATCTAACGCAAGAATAAAGCGGAAAAGAGAAGATTTCGAATTCAACATGGAATGGACTAGATGTAGAAAACAGAAGTTGAAAAAATACAATCTAAAAGTCAAAAACATCACTAAAAAAAAGGCCTGAATAGGCATTGAACAACAATTAAAGCTGAAATCAACGTGATCAACACTAAAACAGATTCTCAAACATGGAAAAATCAATAGACATGGAAATCGAAGAAGAAAAACATACGATCAGCAGCAGAGGTTTTGAGTAATTCAAGAGCAGAAATGCTAGAAGTCCTAATAGAATCCACAGAAGATTCAAATGAAGAAACCTCACACCTAGGGTTCACAGATGataatttaagattaaaatgtCCAGGGCGGGAATTTTTCCCAAAAAATTTAACCGTAGAAGGAGAACAAAACATCGATGAGGAAGAGGTGGTGGAACCACCACGAATGAGAGTATTGAAAGCGTAGGATGTCGATAAACTACTGGATACCGCCATTGAAGACCTTCAAGAAAGCTTGAATTTGAAGTTGGAAACCTAAGAGAGAGATTTATGTTTTCTTAAATTAAGGAATAAGAATGAGGATGGAGAAATTTTATTGATGGTTTTTGGTTAATTTGTTGATGTGGGCCGTATAAATACCTAACCTTAACAAAGTCAACTTTGGAGggaatattattaaattattattattatttttattttgttttggtttggtttgaaTATGAAGTTTCTAAGGGAGTGTGCTTGGCATAATGATTCAATGTGACTAAAATTGTTTGTATTAATTCAAACTAATCTAAATAATTTGTCAATTGTCAATTGTCAATTGTCAAACTAAATGTGCAAGGCAATTGACAATTTCTTTATGGGTTGTTTACTTTACTTCTCCGGTTATTTCGATACTATTCATTAAGTACATCGACTTTTATATTATCGGCAATTATAacttaaatcatagtcatatgaaattACTTCAATCGCCTCGATTAAacgtttattaatttttagtttccataattttttatatgtgtAATTAGAAATGTTAATAATTGAATTCGAATATTAGAAGGCGTAAAAAGCAAATAGTGCAAGTTAATAAAAACGGTAGAAAGTATATTAAAGTAAAAGGTGTTCCATCccatttaattattgttatttttttaatttaatgcttttcttgctctttttgccacatatttagaaataaattttattactttcattaaatatcatctatatattttaaattttttaatattatctatgcaattaaaatttttctacgttttttttaccaaatttcCACATTTACTTATAAATGGCCCATTTACAAGATAATgcaaattcaacaaaataaagtaAATCGGGATCAGAAATTTTTCCCACTGAAACTTTCGAGGATGGTATGTTTGCTCAAATCATATTATTGAAGtcacatcaaataaaattcaaattatgttttataaaagaaaaaactaggaatattccaatcatatgaaatatttttagttaatcAAAACCGGTAATTACAATTGACTAAATTAGTCACTGTAgagataatttttaataaattttcgtttttattttctttaatctaAAAATGTTATGTTTGATAAATGCCTTATATCGTAAATTGTTATTAAAGATAATGGTTAgtaatgaattaaaaataaaatcattgaataaaatatctaaaaatatGATGTCCATCTCATAAAGACCAACTCAATTTGATCAATACATATGTTATTAAAATTACGATTTTGAGCCACAATTCTATGACTCTTCAATTTAAAAATAGACGAGCGATCCAAATTTTAAGTAGGATCTTAATAATGATAAGATTGATCGTACTAATTAGATCAAGAATATAGGTGATAagatcataacacgattttttacgatcctacgatccaatACTAGAAGAGTAATCTCAAtcgaaaaaaaattctaataatcCGAGTTAAAATGAACCGAATATTtacatgtaaatatgaatttCGGGTTACGTATCGGACATTTAAGTTAAATCAGATTCTAGAACCAACAGcgttctagtgataaagaaGTAAATAAGcgacaatgataataataattcagaGGAAGTCTTAAAAGTTTACAACTCGAAAACCTTCTGACCTCATGAAAACCAACTAATGACTATAAGATAAAAGTCATTGccatagaaaaataaatttaagttcaTCAAATATATAACAATAATCAAATGTATCGGATTACTAAATTACAGGTTTTAATGTCCAATTTTCACTCTTTTAATCCCACCTTCAATCAACCTGTTAATTGTCAAATGACAATAACATTGCACGTTCCAAAGAACATAAACCAATACTCATAAGAGACTTCATACAGCGCATTATATAGGCTacatacaagcaatgagttcatcctagcatgcaaaggctctaacaattttaattcataattttttttcctatccCCAACTCATGTAGTTGCTAGTCCTGTTCGGATCACCAAATGGTTACCAAaatttggaggaatacacatgggagatctaatcccaaggcaaccttcGACTTAAGACTTTGTCCATCCTGTTCGAGTCGTCAAAGGTAAAGTAtacatacccccatggtgaccgtaatgatccacaactgccatgggaacaaataattaataataatttcaaggaaaatttactcaaaataatctcaactatcacTCGTTGGCCAAAAATAATCGCAACTATCACTTACATTTTAATAATCCTAGCTATCACTTCAATTTGTTCATAGCATACTCATCCCCTTTATTACCGGTTACAATCGATTAAAACTATACCGTTGGTATCCCCCCTCTTCCCTCTATTTAaatgcttcttcttcttctcattACTCCTCCCTCCACCAATGAACCTTAAAACCCCAAAAacttaaattgaaaattgaaaattttactttttcttcCAAATTCGAACTGTATTTTTTCC
This Amaranthus tricolor cultivar Red isolate AtriRed21 chromosome 13, ASM2621246v1, whole genome shotgun sequence DNA region includes the following protein-coding sequences:
- the LOC130798979 gene encoding uncharacterized protein LOC130798979; translated protein: MVSPIPTSVLASGRYTALLSQPLKEGNQTGNNYLVLRLPLGIKIALSTSIVALIFLVYWVWKCFGIKCELSVKHGRENGGTTHTSRAGIELSERVNDETDNPEENNSDEQCRNEDDVFSITVLDS
- the LOC130798980 gene encoding glutamyl-tRNA reductase 1, chloroplastic-like, whose amino-acid sequence is MAVSSSLSTSYAFNTLIRGGSTTSSSSMFCSPSTVKFFGKNSRPGHFNLKLSSVNPRCEVSSFESSVDSIRTSSISALELLKTSAADRYTKERSSIVAIGLSVHTCPVEMREKLAIPEAEWPRAIEELCKLNHIEEAAVLGTCNRMEIYVVALSQHRGVKEVTEWMSKTSGVPVSDICQHRVLLYNSEATQHLFEVSAGLDSLVLGEGQILAQVKHVTTVGQGVEGFGRSISGLFKKAITVGKRVRTETSIAAGAVSVSSAAVELALMKLPAASHSSARMLVIGAGKMGKLVIKHLASKGCKKMIVVNRSEERVAAIREELPGVEIIYKPLTEMLACAAEADVIFTSTASDSPLFLKEDVQTLPLVGSEEGGVRHFVDISVPRNVESCVSELENVKVYNVDDLKEVVAANKEDRLRKAMEAHTIIAEEVKDFQSWRDSLETVPTIKKLREYADQLRVVELEKCLKKINNLSKKEKAAIEGLSKGLMNKLLHGPMQHLRCDESEGRSLSQTIENMHALNRIFGLETDVSVMEQKVRAKLDQIQN